ATGAATATAGACAATGGACAACACATAGAAGACACAAAAGGAGATGAAATCGGATGAGAGTAACATTAGAACACTAGAGATGTAAACTTTTGATATTTTGACAATAACACAAACAAGTAGAGTGCAAGAAATATAGGGAGAAGAGACTTCGTGTAATCTCTCCTTGTCACGACAATTGGTAAAATCAACTCTTTTTATTCTTCCTATATTATCAACCAACTACCACCATATCAAGATAGTAACACACATAAATGAACTCATTCATATGCATCCATCAAATTTAACCAATACCATGAGAGGGGACCAAACATGGGCATGAAGATTTGTACCAAGATATGTAGGCTAAGATCAATTTTCATAAGATGGATCCATGCAAATAAGAAAAGACATAAATTTTCCAACTTATTATGTGAATCCTTTAACCAAATTTAACACAAAACAAGTTTGCTTCAACAATCCTACAAAGATGAAcctatttctctagaatttgcactaATTAAGTAAACAAGATGTAAGGATGATCAAACCACACTTTTATTCGCTTAATATATGAGAAATAAAAACAAGGAAAGAGTAATTGATAACTTAGAAAGGATTAGAGAGTCTTACAAACACCAAAGTTTAGTTGGAAACTTTGGAGGAATTACACCAAGAAATAAGAACTTAGCCAACCATAGTCATCTTACAACCCAagtttttgtggaaagattacaatgaaaatggAAAGATTAAGTTTTTATTACTACAAGATTAAAAGCAAAGCATAAGATAAAATGTTCTTCAAAAGCTTGAGGTATTTATAGTGCCGCACACGAATCTAGATTAAACATCTCACAAAGCTTAATTGCGGAAAATTAGGCCCGTGTTTCTTTAaaattgcgcaggctgcgcctgTCTCGGGAGTCCTTCTTCAAAGTTCGATTTTCACCTTGATCCTTTTCTTCCCTGTCTTCACTTGATCATGCTCCGGCTTCTGAATTTCATGTCTCGGCTAGTGCAAAACGAATTCTCCATCTCAAATCATTGAAACGAAAGCTTGAAGTTACGTTTTGAGATGTGCAAACCAAGGTAGAGTTCAAAATATCCGAATTATAATCAAATTGAATTTGCCGGCATATGTCAAAGATTAGCTTACAAAATTGGCTTTATAACTtgttaaacatcctaaattgacACAATTGACACGACACAAAACGACTCTATGAGACTCCATAAACTATATTGACTACATACGAGGCAACACTTCAGCTCTTTTTTTAGCAGAGTTTTCTATAGCTCGTTACACAATAAAATGCGAACGAAGTTTCAATCATTCCAGTTTCCACCATCACAGATTTATTAAGATATTCCCTCCGTCACGGTCAATTATtattctttggttttggcacaaagaccaaggaaaggcgAGGGGgctaattactaaatgacaagtgaaacaaattcagtgtaaatgatcaaattgcAGTTCATTCTTAAAGTAAAAAGGATGacaattgaccgagacaccaaaaattaaataggacaacaaatgaccgggacatagGGAGTATAAAAGACCATCCTTATTGCTAGAGATATTTCACCCCACTTCGCGGGGGAGATAAACAAAAGGACGAATTGTGCACCTAAGCTCCAGAACCGGGGAGTCACGTCTTGTAGCATTTGAAGGAGATAAATCATTCCCATGTATACACCTGCAGCGTAATCATCTTTAGTCAGTACTTCGGTTTTTAGTATTGATTGAAGATGACCAGGGTACCTTGTACTATCTCAAGAACAGAGTGATGGATTGCTACTTGCTAGTCGGTCAAACCAAATCATGCTGCACCATCACTTATGCAGCCACCTCCGGTAATCCCGGTAATCTCGGCTGTCGGCACAATTACTTTCTCCATAGATCTCAAGGACAAGTATGGTCATGAATTCGTTAAATAATCGTTTACCTTGGATCTTATGGATAAAAGCACCGATGCTACTTCGTATTAATGGGAGGGTAGGATCAGCATTGGTTTATTACACAATCCCTCTTGTTTCCCTGACATCTGATATTGAAATTCAACTCATCAAAGGCGACAATGGTAAGGGGCATTCCGATGTGAAAGGAAGAATTAATGCTTATTATGGAGACGGTTATGACTTATGATAATTCTAGTGATTCTGAAGTGAAGAAACATTTGAGGTTCCTATTATAGAGACATTCAACGATAATCCGATCCTTTGCAACTCAAGGATAAGGATATACTCCCTCTTTCGAGGTCAACTATCGTTGTGTCTGCCCGTCAGTTGCTTGTTATTGAAATGGACATGGAGTTTCATTATTCGGGTGGTCGGTGAGACCATTCCCAAGCTTTTGAAATTCAAGCTCTAACATGCATATACGGTGTGCATCGTCAAGAGATTGAACTGGATTATGCAACTTTGAAAGTAGCGGTTACTTTTGGTTTTGAAGATCCTTACCGGTTACCGGTAGATTTTATGCCTTCCGGAGTTCCCTTTTTATATGTCCAGCGACCAAGTTAAATCTGATTTATGTAGTCAGGTGTGACATCCCATCTAATTAATTACAGTATATGTGATCTCTAGATTCTACTGAACAAATCTTTTAGTTGTTTGTTTAGTCAATGAGTATTGTTTTCAACCATCTGAACACAATTTTGTTGCTTGACCATGGAATCGTAATTTTTATAAACGCGATGCCTAAAGCCTGACATTTTGCATACAATTTTTTCAATCGTTCTTTTACTTTGGGGGATCGCACACATCATGCGACGTCCAACACTTGCACAGTTATTTGGCGGAAACAGTGTATAGGGAAGACATTTAAACCAATTGAAAATAGGGAACACATTCATTCTtatcataataatattaatgttttTCATACAGCTAATTGATCTCCGGTTAACTCAAACAGAATACAAATGCATAAATTAAAGCCCACTACAGatcctatataataataataataataataatttgattaatttatgaCTCCTGACTGCGCAAATCAGATTCAACTTGGTTACAGGATTCATGAAAAAAGATAAAGATACTCCCCGGCCAAGACATAAAACCCCTACCAAGAGAAAGGTTCTTCAGCAGAAAAAGTAATTGATGCTTTCAAAGTTGCATTATTCAGTTTAATATCTCGAAAAAGCCCATTATATCCGCATGCAAGAGTTTCAATTTGATAACCTTTCAGATAGTCTGTGTGACCATCTGAATGATGAAACTTCAAGTCCATTTCAATTATAATAAAGCAACGGGCAGGCACAACCACAAATGACCTTGAGAGAGGGTGTAGATCCTTATCCTTGAGTTGCAAACTTATATCGTTGGCTGTTGTCTCATAAAGTGTGAACCACGAATATGGCTtcacttcatcatcatcatcacaatTGTCATAATCGTTTCCATAACGAGCAACAATTTTTCCTTCCACATCAGAATGGCCGATACCCTCGTCGCCTTTGATGAGTTGAATTTGAATCTTGGATCTAAGTGAAACAAGAGGCAGTGTGTAATAAACAAATGCTGATCCCACATTCCCATCAATACGAGCCATTCGATATTTATTAAAAATGTCAATGTTGGTTTCATCAGTAAGATCCAAGGTAAATGATCCTTTAACGAATTCATTACCATACTTGTCTTTGAGATCTAAAGAAAGAGTAATTGTACCAGCAGCCGGGATTAGGCGAGGCGGCTGCGTAAGAGATAGTAAGCTACTATTTGGTTGGACAGAATGACAATCCATTGGCAGTTTGTTATAGAAATCCAAGGTACCATATTCATCTTCAACTGTAAAAGTACCATAAACCTCTATTTTTTGGTTGATCCTTACATTGAAAACCTCAAATAGATATGTTCCAAAACAACCCTTTTTACCCGCCTTTTCCGGGTCAAACCCCATGTCCATCATATAATCCATGTCTACAGGTAAGTAGACATAACACAAGTTGAGTCTCAAACACAATAAATTTCCAACAATAAATCATGTTAATAATGAAGCACGGTAGTTATTGTACAGAGAACATGAATAATTCAATTACTGGTAAAAAATTCATGGAATTAACACAAACTAAAACTAAAGGCTGAATATTCACATATAAAAAGCAGGAAACACATACAAAGACTTGAAATTTATTAAAATTGAATCAtgaaaataatatataaataaatattgAAACAAGAAAACGCAAAAAAAGCTAAAATATCATTGCATGAAAATAACAGAAATCACATGTAAAACAAGAATTACCTGGAATTGAGGACACGGAGGGAACCCTTGTATCTAGAGgctgcttcttcttcttctttctcacaGATGACGGTTTCTAACCCCTATATACCTCTTCTAAGACGTTGGGTCGAATCAACCTTGTCCAAACAAGCTAAAGCGGGTTGTTGGGCTTAAATTTCACGTTTTAATTACTAAGCCATGTTAGCCCAACCTGGATAAAAACCCTGTGCGAAAATTGATTGAAAACCGGGTTGCGAAACGTCGTTGACGTCTGATAAGAAATTATCAATGTTTTTTTTAAAAGACCAAACTACTCTTACTCACTCTATCTCCCTCTTCCCTCTCTTTAGTTCTTCAAAAcccattttcttccaaaaccccGAACCGCCACAACCACTGCCAGTGTCACTATCACCACACCATCACACTGCCATTGTCACTACCATCGCACCATCACCCTCATCGAAGCCCTTTGCCCACCGTACACCGAACGAACTACCAAAATCCAGTAAGTCTCCCTCTCTTTTTGCAATTCGTTTATTTTTAATTAGTTTAGGATTAATTAGATTATGATTGTTTGTTTGCCCTTATTGTTGTGTTTAATTGAATTagtttgttattgttatttgaattAGTTTAGTTGCTTTTTATTTGAATTAGTTTAGATTTTTTTATTTGAATTAGTTAATTATTGTTGTCGAATTATTTGTGGTTGTTGAAGTTGTTATCTGTAGTTGTTGTCGTTGTTTTGCGTTGTTGTTGGTGTCGTATTAATGGAGGAGAGTGATAGACGTTGGTGGTGTTGTGCGTTGTTGTTGGTGTGGGTGATGGACATTGATCTTCGACGTCTATCATGGTGACGAATGATGGGTTTCAAAGTGAGGGTTGAGTAGGGATGATGAAGATGGGCGTCTGGGTGGGAGATGTACAATGAAGATAGGCGTCTTCATGGGTGTTCGACAATGAATGTCGACGTCTGGAGTGGGAGGGACGTGTATACTCCGCGTCTGAACTTCCCAAGGACGTGGGGTTTCATTGACTGACCTAGCCACAAACAATGAAACTCAACATCTTGTCCGTAGCCGGACTTTGAAATTCATTGTCCGTCTATGCATGGTTCAGACTTTTAATTTTGTTTAGACCGTTAATTTTGTATTTAAATgagtaatttttatttttttagtatTAAAAGTTATTTATTTGTATTTATCTAACGTTTTAATATCGTTAATGCAGATGTCGAATAGCGAAGATATCATTATGACTACCCTGAGCCGTACGAGAAACTGAAGAGTGACGTCATCTAAGCGGCGTATATATCTCCTTACCTTCATCGCCACGTTGTAGTCGAGCAAAGCTTGTCCACATTAGCACTACTCCCAACCCTACTACCGGCCCTGTTACGAGCGAGGTTGATTTTCCGAGTGCGCTTTATAGGGAACCAGTAGCCGGTGACCAttctgatgatgatgaggaggatcaTTTTGATGTACGGTtcagaaggaggaggaggaggaggaggaggatgactcGATTTTCGGACGAGGAGGCTGCCGAACTACCACCTAAAAAGGTGGTACGGGATGGTAGAGGTCGATATCGGCCTTATGTTGAGGGTTCATCTAGTAGCACgaggaggaagaagatgaagaagatggATCTATATCGGCGTCTTACAGATCTGATTGAGGGTGGACCGATTCACATTAGTGCCTTACGTAGCTTTGGTGGCCACGTAACTTATACTAGTTGGATTGAGCCGGAAAGCATAAGATCGTGGCTATACTGTTATGAGAGGCGATGAAAAATTTAAAGCTGCGTGATGGTGTTTCTTAGACAGTTATTGAGAGTGGGCCTGGTCATTTAAGGAGTTGTATGCCGACCAGTTTGGATGAGAACTTGATTAATGCTTTTGTAGTGAAGTGACATTCCTACACCAACACTTTTCATATGCCTTTCGGTGAGATTACTATCTTGTTGCACAACATTCAGCGGATCCTTGGGATACGGGTGGATGGCATGAGGGTGTCTGTGGAGGGCGTGGCTCGGGAAAATGAGGGTGTTACGAGGGAGAAAGCCGGCTTGAAGGGGAAAGTGACCGTCTTTTTCGGAGTGCCGGTTGGAGATGTTAAACCACCGCTTTATAAGGGTGATGGATTAATGGTTAAGAGGTTAAGGGAGGTTGTGGAGTCGGGTAACAAGCATGATTCGCTCAGGGCTTACATGATGACTCGCCCGTATGTTGCCGTTGTTTGATGACTTGGGTGATATTGCCAAGTATGCTTGGGGGGTTCCGACATTGGCCTACTTGTATCGACAATTGGGGATAGCTACGCGGCGCGAGGTCTAGGGTCTTAGCGGTTGTTTACCGTTGCTTCAGGCTTGGATATATGAGTACTTTCCCCAGTTCCGACCCCACTCCGGATATTATGTCGAGGGGAGACCACTTGAGGAGGCTTGGTCATGGGTTCCTAGGTTTAAGGGAGATCTTGTGTTGTTATAGGAGCACCGACAGAGGTTGGACGGGCTTAGGGCGGAGCACGTCATGTGGACCTCTTACGATTTTGGTTCACATAGGACTTGTAGGATGTCGCTCGACTCGGGCTTGATTAGATTTCTTGATATAGTAGAGTCGTACCAGCGTGAACGGTGTCTCCACCAGTACGGGTATATTCAAACTATCCCGACACTTATGCGTGTCCTGACTGTTGAGCATCGTCGAGCTAAGTCAGCCTCGGGTTATAGGTTGTGTTATGGAGACTTTTCTGATTTGAAGTGGGGGTTCAAGGATGCCGAGAAAGTTTTGAGAGACCGGTTTGAACGTGCCATAATGCCTTTTCAGACTCATCCACACTACATGGTTTGCTATGAGAAGAATTCTCACCCGTACTTCTATCCTCCTACATATCGTACTAAGTTTCACACACTCCCTATTACTGAGGATCCCGAGGTTTGGCGAGCTGTTACGCGTCATTTCTCATATATCTACACACATCCTATCGAGCAGCAGAAGTGGCAATATGTGGAGACGTTGGTGAATGAGATGGAGCAGTATTTCAGGATCGATGATGGCgaagatgattatgattatgatgatgatgatgatgatgatgatgatccttCGATGGTGTAGGGTgttttttatttacttgtttgtaTTGTTGTGTATTAgaatgaaatattttattttgtttctCTTTTGTTTATTTTAGTTCGGTTTTATTTAATTATATCAATTTGTATGGGTATTTTatgtttttatgtaattttattactTCTTATTTGTACTTAACAAAGTTGACGTAATTTAAAATATAACTTTATAAAAACATAGTTAACGGAATTAAATAAATGTTAACACATACTTCACAGAATTTAATATGCATTTCGGTGAGAATTACACAAATTTTAAAAACATACTTAACAGAATTACATCCCCAACTCCCGATCAGTGACAAAGACTGAAACAGATATACCCGTACACTAAAGGAGCTCCTCTAATCTCTCCAACATCCACACGTAATCTTTTGCCGACTCGGAAGGAAGACCCACACTAACAATTAAGAAAAAAGAACCACATGGTGTGACACCAACAAGCTCAACGAGTGCGACATTGTAATCGTTGATCTTGTAGGTCGAATCAATGAGTACTACATGGGGATAAGCACGGAACAACTTTACGGCTTCCGGATGAGACATGAAAACCTGAATGGGCTCCTTTGTCTCAGGATTTGTCTTGTGccattgatgagtcataattatatacacatTTATGCCTCCCTTTAATTGcttttgagacggttttgtgtTATAATATGTTAGTTATATGCCAATTATATTAGAAATGTTGATACTTACGCCTTTTGGTGTTTTAATGCAGATTGGATGCATTCGTGGAGCAAATGATGATTATGGAGCACCGCGGAGTCGGCAAGACGAAGCATGAAAGAATTAGCTCAAATATCGAGAAGAAaactggtcggactcacttggagcttaattttcggttacttgtcgttaggagcacctaaaccaaaacaatatttataacttcacaacaactctactattagtaaagaggcaagtaaaggtcggatcccaagggacgggtattgatgtaggattttcgattgcaagtagcggtgtctaggggtgtcacgatttgggttgagatgagaagatcactaaactaaatagcaataaaagtaaacaagcaagatgattaaaatgagatgtaaacaattgattaaaagcactagggtgtcatggggtcataggggattcatgggaattgatcatacaaacatattctcaaattataagcaagcaattattgttgtgatggatcgagttggtttatatcttacaatcctagaaaggtttgggtcccggagccgaatcgattagattgtacaacacctacaagtcgacttaatcctccctatcaactatatgcatggtctaatgagactcgagttggtttatgtcttacaagtctcattgaaaaggtaagtgatgggtaaaaaatgcaaggattcataggctcgcatttcatcaaacataacatgtgcataagttgagatcacaacaagcaagcaaataaattatgaaaacatattaaattaagcatgaatcatcccccatgttggtttcccctaattacccattaaccctagttaaggaaactactcactcattatcaagtttagcatgttaacaaggttgtcaatcatattaacaaagcaaaacatgatgaataaatgaagatgattaacaataattaaaaatggattaagagaattatacctaatagtgattccaaaataaagcaaagaataatagaaatacttgatgattgattggaaggttgtcaatctcccaataataacccaaataatcttcaattacccaaaataaaagatgaacaaaagagaaattaaggaaatgagatttgtattaatatttgattagaagttgattacaagattaagaagagattaaaatgatataaactacactaaagattgataagaagaatatgattcatctaattagactaatggggtatttatagtggggattaggtacacaaattagggtttactaagggcttaaatgacgattaagtccttgaggaatcgctcctctcagaaaagatgcgagtctcctttttgccggtctttcataaatatgcgcatctttcatggagggaagaggAAGACGTATGGGCATGTAagacaatccgggcgtccaaggggtcgggacgagcggattccgtggtggctggacgggcggattggcatgctggacgagcggattgggcgcggttggacgggcgtcttctggcaAAGATGCTCGGATTCCTGAAGTGTTGGATGGGCATCTTcttggctggacgagcggatcttgtcacagccttccttttcttcttttcttcctctcttcttccaataatcctccgggatttagtcggggatgcaaggatttctttatcattgcccatctactataatatgtacaaaggccttatagtcttgtcttctctttgatgcttggtcattagattcgatcaatttagctctattttgccatgaaaatgcaaggttagcactcctctcctaccaaggaaacaaaacctcaaagaatatgcaaaacaaaggactaaagatagtaaataacccaaatatgaactaaaaagcataggaacgaggctaattcggggactaaatatgctcaattaatggtcacatcaaaaacacgaagaaaagacgCATAGAAGGGCATACTTGATCGAGTCGCGATGagtgaatactcgatcgagtgtcccaataAGGTGGGCAAATTTTAGGAATGTATCTATTATATAGGGTATGAAATGGCTACAAAGGTTCAAATGAgctaaacaaaaggtaatgtaaggctaTTTTAACAgtaagaaccgcctttcctcatgtacttagTCATATGAACGCATAAAATAATCAAGAAACTAATTttacacttatgcagtttgatattacacattccacaagaaGAACCAGACTCGAGCCAAAATAACAATACGACCCATTTATTAATGTTCCTGGCCTAgaaagctctatagacctcataaATTTAAGTGATTTACCAACATAATTCGTCAAATCTAATCAGTATAAGGTATGTCAattacggtcaagacttgagttatgagctttgttttcatgaataATGAGTCAAAATAATGTACGTGGATAActatttgggattcaaatgcaaaaataatgcaaattatcatcattgatattcaattcaccaagactcaacctaaaacaaataaaataacatatttttggattttataaaaaaaaattatttttttggatttttttatagcacacaacataaattaaattacataactgAAGTaaatcacacaccataatataaATACTctcccaaacctaaatgtcaaaGTATCCTCAATATGACCCTATCAGTAAAGAAatcacaacaaccaacaacaacaacctagAGGACACTATTAACAaaagggtaagggaaaggctaACAACCTAAGgataatacaataaaaggaaGTACAAGGATAGATAATACCAACTGCAAAGTAGaagctcccccaaaccagctggaaagtgGGGGAATTAGTGACTAGCCGTCACTACTGCTTGATGCGTTCATTTTATATAagcattttgtacttcatttgcacgcatttttatGTATAATACGTAATattaagctacaaatgtcccccgaattgtctactttggtttctcatgtcctatttgcaggaatgaactaaagagaagcggaatcaagcttagaacatgtccctatgcatgcatttaggagatgagttgagtcggagcttggaaactactaatttgtgatgcgcatagaagtaaggtagctaggcgagcgAAGTAAGAGCTTCATATAACTAGTACCTATTTTGAGGAGAcatatctcgagttttacaaCTGATATTGAAGTGATTCCAATTGTatatgaaagcttatcctcttagatttTCAACGCCACTGAACACGCcttatttgcccaagtaacgaagaaatagcagccatttgaagttcggTGCGCGAAGCAGAaattatgcgctggaaaccactcgatcgagtactctagtGCTCCATCGAGTacttaaagtcctcgatcgagaggtgactttttgatagtgctcgatcgagtacttaatgtcctcgatcgagaggtttttgataggatttactcgatcgaggagttctaatgtcctcgatcgagtacttttctatctgacgcaagattttaatatcttaCTATCGTAACTTAGGGGAATagatatctctcctataaataggagagactcaATTAGGTTTATTTATCTTTCATTCGACTTTTATCTCAGCTTTTTAGGTTCGACGTTACTCTTTCTATATTTCCGGATCTCTACTTCTGTAATTTCTCTTGCTCTCTTTATTCAAATTAATTCTCCCTTGCATCTCTTTCTATCATGTCTATTTTTGTTTTATCTTCCGTTATTGTTTTATTAGTtgttatgcatagctaatctcttaatgctaggattaggggaaccatggtCGTATAATGATGATGCGATAATTGGTTTAGGAAATTtggttgtgagaattgtttgatagcaatataactgtaattattaggttgaatgcatgcgaccgaAGTAATTAAACAGGTTAACTTCAGACCTAGATCAAGAGATTGGAATGAAAAGACCTGCTATAATcaatagactactctaatgagggcgagagctaagttagtagtattttagggcggatagcggaccgagaggacctttcctttacccttctcacatcagaccgactgacctcaCCTTTAACGGATTTTTGTagtatcatggtgaaccgacatacTGGCATATTTCTCTTTATCTGATGATTTTCCTATTTCATTCCTTGCTTTCATTTCAGTTCATTAGTTAAGttcaaacaactcaaacccccgtTTTGTGactttagacagaccgaataacgagtagatagtgaccgcctccttgtggatacgatacccgacttacctcagCCGCATtattagagccagttggttttatttttgatagggttgcgacagtcgTGTCACTgctcatcctcatcatcaccatctcCATCTTAATATCCATGGAGGTTCTCGTTAAAAGCATCAACCTCATCTAGAATGCCAGCAAGGATACGATCACGACGTCGAACTCGTCGACCAGCTGGAGGAGGAGCCGCACCAGAAGAGGAAGCTCCAAACTGACCACCCTGACTGGAAGTACCAGTCTCGAACGGTTGACTAGtagtgtaacaccccaagagatgATTGAGagtaagttgtcccacatcgggaaaacaTGGaacttgtgatatgtttataaaggatttcacccaccacttagtaacaaggccttgtgcttttgggcttaagtgaggacaagtaataggcccaaaggtacacatcccat
The Silene latifolia isolate original U9 population chromosome 11, ASM4854445v1, whole genome shotgun sequence genome window above contains:
- the LOC141611510 gene encoding uncharacterized protein LOC141611510, with the protein product MDYMMDMGFDPEKAGKKGCFGTYLFEVFNVRINQKIEVYGTFTVEDEYGTLDFYNKLPMDCHSVQPNSSLLSLTQPPRLIPAAGTITLSLDLKDKYGNEFVKGSFTLDLTDETNIDIFNKYRMARIDGNVGSAFVYYTLPLVSLRSKIQIQLIKGDEGIGHSDVEGKIVARYGNDYDNCDDDDEVKPYSWFTLYETTANDISLQLKDKDLHPLSRSFVVVPARCFIIIEMDLKFHHSDGHTDYLKGYQIETLACGYNGLFRDIKLNNATLKASITFSAEEPFSW